In candidate division KSB1 bacterium, the DNA window GAGGTTCCCGCCCTTCGTCATTATTTCAGTTGGGTATCGGGTTTTCTGTTTTAAGTGGGCCAGATAAGCCGAGGCCACGCACCCGGTGCCGCACGATAGGGTCTCGTTTTCAACCCCTCTTTCGTAGGTTCGTACTTTCAACTTATTCTCGCCGAGAACTTCGACGAAATTGATATTTGCCCCTGCGGGCTGGAAAGCTGCATGCTGACGATATTCAGGCCCCCATTTTTGCAAATCAAGCTCCGCAACCATTTTCCCAAACAGAACGAAATGCGGCACCCCGATGTGAATAAAACCGCCTTCGTCAAAGCCGTTCTCTTTAACAATACCCAGAGTTTCCTGCAAATCCCGTGGGGATGGCATTTTGAGTTTCACCCAACTACCGTCAACCTCGGCTTCGTAAACTGCCTCGCCAAAAACAAAAGACATTTTAGAACCAGCCAGTCCGTGTGAAAAAACAAAATGGGCCGCGCTTCTGGCGCCGTTTCCGCACTCGGTTTCGCTGCCGTCGGCATTAAAATACCGCAATCGGAAATCGTGCTTAGAACTCTCCTCAATCAGTAATACACCGTCTGCACCTGCTGAAGTTCGGCGCTGACAGATGCGCTTGAAGAAATCAGCATCTTCGGAAGTCAGCCCAAGGCTTCGATTGTCGATCAAAATAAAATCATTGCCGGTGGCAGAGTATTTGACAAAAGGAATATTGGTGTATTTTGACATGTTTTAAAAAATAAAGATAAACCGCGAATGTACACGAATTAATCGCTTTTCTTTTCGAGCACAAGCATCGTATTGTCTTAGACCGCTTCTCCTTTTATCTTCACTGTGAGAAGCTGTTTTCCAGCTCGCCACCAACTGATTCCCATGACTAATGCGAGCAAAATGCAAATGGCGGCTATCACGGGCTGATCTCTCCACATAAAAAACTGGATGCCTTCTTCGCTGCTACCTTTCACTGCGAACGAGATCGCAGCGAACACAATCATAAGTACCATAAAAATCGTACGACTGCGTTTGAGTTTTATTTCCTCGGACATAAGAATTCCCTCCTTGTAACTGGTTACTATCTCGGCGAAATGGCAAGTATTGTTTGTACGTGCCTAACTTTAATTTTAGCCTTCGAACAAACTTATTTTCTTCCAAAACACCTCAAGGTAGATGGTTGCGGAAATTAGCATAGCGGTTTCCGCAACCCAACAAGTGTCGGAGACCGTTGCGCTAGTCTCCGGCACTATCAAACTCGGGACAGGCTTTTGGCGAAGCAATCTCAAGTTTACTAATCGGGAGATTGCTTCGCTGAGAAACGCTCGCAAAGACATTAAAAATTATGTTCTTGATCAATCAGTAACTATTTATAGTCATTCACCCAGGATCCGTAAGTCGGATTCGGCAGGACAAAATACCTGGCCCCCCAGTTTGAGTCTTCGGCAATGTTTTCACGGTACTCGACTGCTTTGTCACTTCCCCAGATCGGTACAAAATCGCGAACGTTATCACCGAACAATGCCAGGATCACCAGCGGTCCGTTCTTTTCACATCTACC includes these proteins:
- a CDS encoding diaminopimelate epimerase, whose amino-acid sequence is MSKYTNIPFVKYSATGNDFILIDNRSLGLTSEDADFFKRICQRRTSAGADGVLLIEESSKHDFRLRYFNADGSETECGNGARSAAHFVFSHGLAGSKMSFVFGEAVYEAEVDGSWVKLKMPSPRDLQETLGIVKENGFDEGGFIHIGVPHFVLFGKMVAELDLQKWGPEYRQHAAFQPAGANINFVEVLGENKLKVRTYERGVENETLSCGTGCVASAYLAHLKQKTRYPTEIMTKGGNLKVSKNPHDEHLYLEGEVKAVYEAKFYQ